The Aquidulcibacter paucihalophilus genome has a window encoding:
- the astB gene encoding N-succinylarginine dihydrolase, translating to MTSAVEANADGLIGPTHSYAGLSPGNLASSLNKGEASNPRAAVLQGLDKMKTLADLGLPQYVLPPHERPNIPFLRSLGFTGSDARVLEQAWKDAPSFAAAACSASPMWAANAATVTPSADSADGRVHFTPANLVTNLHRSLEHEQTKRSLDALFPDPDRFAVHDALPSVAHLADEGAANHVRLCADHGEPGVNLLVWGREAFEPWADAFPARQTREASQAVASRHGASGAVLARQSRAAIAGGTFHNDVVCVGALETLFFHELAFEDTAGTKAAIRAAAGDRFEPIFVEVYSADLPLADAISSYLFNSMLVRIPGEDRLTLICPTETRDNPRSHAVAERLAASNGPIGKVEYVDVRQSMRNGGGPACLRLRVVLTEAEQAAANPAMRLTDDLHGRLSVWGARHYRDRLTAADLADPALLEESRVALDELTGLLDLGGGFYPFQRG from the coding sequence GTGACCTCAGCTGTTGAAGCCAACGCTGACGGCCTGATCGGGCCGACGCACTCCTATGCAGGCCTGTCGCCGGGCAACCTCGCGTCCAGCCTGAACAAGGGCGAAGCCTCAAACCCGCGCGCGGCGGTGCTACAGGGTCTCGACAAGATGAAGACCCTGGCCGACCTCGGCCTGCCGCAATACGTCCTGCCGCCGCATGAGCGGCCGAATATCCCCTTCCTGCGCAGCCTCGGTTTCACGGGCTCCGACGCCCGGGTGCTGGAACAGGCGTGGAAGGACGCGCCGTCCTTCGCCGCCGCCGCCTGTTCTGCCTCGCCCATGTGGGCCGCCAATGCCGCTACGGTGACGCCCAGCGCCGACAGCGCCGACGGCCGGGTGCATTTCACCCCGGCCAATCTGGTCACCAACCTGCACCGCTCGCTGGAGCACGAACAGACGAAGCGGTCGCTGGACGCCCTTTTCCCCGATCCCGACCGTTTCGCGGTGCATGACGCCCTGCCCTCTGTCGCCCACCTCGCCGACGAGGGCGCGGCCAATCACGTTCGCCTTTGCGCCGACCATGGCGAGCCGGGGGTCAATCTGCTGGTCTGGGGCCGCGAGGCCTTCGAGCCCTGGGCCGACGCCTTCCCGGCCCGCCAGACGCGCGAGGCCTCGCAGGCCGTCGCGAGCCGTCATGGCGCGTCCGGCGCGGTGCTGGCCCGCCAGTCGCGGGCGGCCATCGCCGGCGGCACCTTCCACAATGACGTGGTCTGCGTCGGGGCGCTGGAGACGCTGTTCTTCCACGAGCTGGCCTTCGAGGACACGGCCGGCACGAAGGCCGCCATCCGCGCCGCCGCCGGAGACCGGTTCGAGCCGATCTTCGTCGAGGTGTACTCCGCGGACCTGCCCCTGGCCGACGCCATCTCCAGCTATCTGTTCAACTCCATGCTGGTGCGGATTCCCGGCGAGGACCGCCTGACCCTGATCTGCCCGACCGAGACCCGGGACAACCCGCGCAGCCATGCGGTGGCCGAGCGGCTGGCCGCCTCGAACGGGCCCATCGGCAAGGTCGAATACGTCGATGTACGCCAGTCGATGCGCAACGGCGGCGGGCCGGCCTGCCTGCGCCTGCGGGTGGTGCTGACCGAGGCCGAACAGGCGGCGGCCAACCCGGCCATGCGGCTGACCGACGACCTGCACGGCAGGCTGTCGGTCTGGGGTGCCAGACACTACCGCGACCGGCTGACGGCCGCCGACCTGGCCGATCCCGCCCTGCTGGAAGAGAGCCGCGTCGCACTGGACGAACTGACCGGCCTGCTCGACCTCGGCGGTGGCTTCTATCCCTTCCAGCGGGGCTGA